A genomic window from Bifidobacteriaceae bacterium includes:
- the ffh gene encoding signal recognition particle protein, producing MFNSLSDRLTATFKSLRGKGRLSPADVDATIREIRRALLDADVAVPVVRQFTAAVRERALDEDINKALNPSQQVVKIVYDELVEVLGGQTAELDLATRPPTVILLAGLQGSGKTTLAGKLGLWLKEQGKRPLLVAADLQRPGAVRQLEIVGGQAGVDVFAREPGDGVGDPVEVAAAALRHAQTEHFDTMVVDTAGRLGIDDGLMRQAAQIRDAVQPDDVLFVIDSMIGQDAVTTAEAFKAGVGFTGVVLTKLDGDARGGAALSVRSVTGVPILFASTGEKLTDFEVFHPDRMASRILDLGDIMTLIEQAQRVFDEEQTKALERKIKGEGDDFTLDDFLAQLQQVRQMGSLKKLIGMMPGAGQMREALDQFDEREVDRVEAIIRSMTPQERANPKIINGSRRARIARGSGNTVQAVNQVLQRFDQAKTVMRSMARGGRPQLGGGGKKSKGRMQSPQRRGKKSRSGNPAKRAAEERAMAERRARGPEPDQPKKGSAFGLGGGAEPPPAPGQIPTGLGGLFGS from the coding sequence ATGTTCAATTCCCTGTCTGACCGCCTCACCGCCACGTTCAAGTCGTTGCGCGGCAAGGGGCGGCTGTCGCCAGCCGATGTTGACGCCACCATCCGCGAGATTCGCCGCGCGCTGCTGGACGCCGACGTGGCCGTCCCCGTGGTGCGCCAGTTCACGGCCGCCGTCCGCGAGCGCGCTCTGGACGAGGACATCAACAAGGCCCTCAACCCGTCGCAACAGGTCGTGAAGATCGTCTACGACGAGTTGGTGGAGGTGTTGGGTGGCCAGACTGCCGAACTGGACCTGGCGACCCGTCCGCCCACGGTCATATTGCTGGCGGGACTCCAGGGATCCGGCAAGACGACCCTCGCGGGCAAGTTGGGTTTGTGGCTGAAAGAACAGGGCAAGAGGCCCCTGCTGGTCGCCGCGGACTTACAGCGGCCGGGCGCGGTCAGGCAGTTGGAGATCGTGGGCGGCCAGGCGGGCGTGGACGTGTTCGCCCGGGAGCCGGGCGACGGCGTGGGCGACCCGGTCGAGGTGGCGGCGGCGGCGCTTCGGCACGCCCAAACCGAGCATTTCGACACCATGGTGGTGGACACGGCGGGTCGGCTCGGCATTGACGACGGGCTGATGAGGCAGGCCGCCCAGATCCGCGACGCGGTTCAACCAGATGATGTGTTGTTCGTCATCGACTCGATGATCGGCCAGGACGCGGTCACCACGGCGGAGGCGTTCAAGGCCGGGGTCGGCTTCACGGGCGTGGTGCTGACCAAACTGGACGGCGACGCCCGCGGCGGCGCCGCGCTCTCGGTCAGGTCCGTCACCGGCGTGCCGATCCTGTTCGCCTCGACCGGCGAGAAGCTGACCGATTTCGAGGTCTTCCACCCCGACCGCATGGCGAGCCGCATCCTCGACCTGGGCGACATCATGACCCTGATCGAGCAGGCCCAGCGCGTCTTCGACGAGGAGCAGACCAAAGCCCTCGAGCGCAAGATCAAAGGCGAGGGCGATGATTTCACGCTCGACGATTTCCTGGCGCAACTTCAACAGGTGCGTCAGATGGGCTCGCTCAAGAAGCTGATCGGCATGATGCCCGGGGCTGGCCAAATGCGCGAGGCACTGGACCAGTTCGACGAGCGCGAAGTGGACCGTGTCGAGGCGATCATCCGGTCCATGACCCCCCAGGAGCGCGCCAACCCGAAGATTATCAACGGCTCCCGCCGCGCCCGGATAGCGCGCGGCTCGGGCAACACGGTTCAAGCGGTCAACCAGGTCCTGCAGCGCTTCGACCAGGCCAAGACCGTGATGCGCTCAATGGCACGGGGCGGCCGCCCGCAGCTGGGCGGCGGGGGCAAGAAGTCCAAAGGCCGGATGCAGTCCCCGCAGCGCCGAGGCAAGAAATCTCGCTCCGGCAACCCCGCCAAGCGCGCCGCTGAGGAACGCGCGATGGCCGAACGCCGTGCCCGCGGACCCGAACCGGATCAACCGAAAAAGGGCTCGGCTTTCGGGCTGGGCGGCGGCGCCGAGCCCCCGCCCGCGCCAGGTCAGATTCCGACTGGCTTGGGCGGACTGTTCGGTTCGTAA
- a CDS encoding HD domain-containing protein, translating into MARKGQGPFASVWWMPGRRGRALRTQLLRAALRRLWVEAAASDPLGGSGAGSAGFGSAAGLGDYGAVGSGGSLGSLGALGGALSAGGESLGGGGGPAGGIALGGVGSLGRGDIGPLSDLDLVVVYEGHGWNDDRRERLARALWYQIWDAGFDLDQSFRSLAECRRIASSDLPAATGLLSLTPLAGDRELAGRAASAVLTDWRAAARKRLPELVASVAEREEAFGHLAYRLEPDLKEARGGLRDAVTLDALVASWLAEKPRRELGFDGAREYLLDVRDASHSAARRNASLLLMADQDVTARALDPHLTADRLLANLASAGRTITYALDTTMRRAVGNLPGRKVLPAVFVRSRRQGPRLTPLAQGLAELGGEIVLSGSGPGTASGFGQALTPAFGAVHGLAAGSGSAAGPGAVDGSGAVDGSGRGAGPRSAAVSGRAASGQAATSGWVGGSGPAAGSQSGGTGLGAAAGSGAPGVPAPLSVPTDPALPLRAARVAAQTGFAFEPLTLLSLRDCPALLEPWPAEARSELAAYLACGEAIVRVWEDLDQAGVIVRLWPEWIGVRNLVQRNALHRHTVDRHQVEAVARLASLNLGSAPADLVAVAALFHDLGKRPGERDHPALGALLARPLFARMGYEPEQVEFMVALIRHHLTLPVLATSRDPNDPETVAALLDAVDHRLDLLDGVAALTEADAQAAGPKAWTKLRASLIRGLADRARAALANS; encoded by the coding sequence ATGGCCAGAAAAGGCCAAGGACCGTTCGCGTCAGTGTGGTGGATGCCCGGCCGGCGCGGACGGGCCCTGCGGACCCAGTTGCTGCGGGCCGCCTTGCGGCGGCTGTGGGTCGAGGCGGCGGCCAGCGACCCACTGGGCGGCTCCGGTGCCGGCTCCGCCGGCTTCGGGTCTGCGGCGGGGTTGGGCGATTATGGGGCGGTAGGCTCGGGTGGGTCGCTCGGGTCGCTTGGCGCTCTCGGCGGGGCGCTTTCGGCTGGCGGGGAGAGTTTGGGCGGCGGAGGCGGCCCGGCCGGCGGCATTGCACTCGGAGGGGTTGGCTCGCTTGGGCGCGGCGACATCGGCCCGCTGTCCGATCTCGACCTGGTGGTGGTCTACGAAGGCCACGGCTGGAACGACGACCGCCGGGAACGGCTGGCGCGGGCGCTGTGGTACCAAATCTGGGACGCCGGTTTTGACTTGGACCAGTCCTTCCGGTCGTTGGCCGAATGCCGCCGGATCGCGTCCTCGGACCTGCCCGCGGCGACCGGACTGCTGTCGTTGACCCCGCTGGCCGGGGATAGGGAACTGGCGGGCAGGGCGGCATCGGCGGTGTTGACAGACTGGCGGGCGGCGGCCCGCAAGCGGCTGCCGGAACTGGTCGCTTCGGTGGCGGAGCGGGAAGAGGCGTTCGGGCATTTGGCCTATCGGCTGGAGCCGGACCTGAAGGAGGCGCGGGGCGGATTGCGGGACGCCGTCACCCTGGACGCGCTGGTGGCCTCTTGGCTGGCGGAGAAGCCGCGCCGGGAACTGGGCTTCGACGGGGCACGGGAGTACCTGCTGGACGTGCGGGACGCCTCGCACAGCGCGGCCCGGCGCAACGCGAGCCTGCTGCTGATGGCCGACCAGGACGTGACGGCCCGCGCGCTGGACCCACACTTGACAGCCGACCGGCTGCTCGCCAACCTGGCCAGCGCGGGGCGGACCATCACCTATGCCCTTGACACAACGATGAGGCGGGCGGTTGGCAACCTGCCCGGCCGCAAGGTGCTCCCCGCCGTGTTTGTGCGCAGCCGACGGCAAGGGCCTCGGCTCACGCCCCTGGCGCAGGGGTTGGCGGAACTGGGCGGGGAGATTGTGCTATCCGGGAGCGGGCCCGGGACCGCGTCTGGATTTGGGCAGGCGCTAACGCCGGCTTTCGGGGCCGTGCACGGGCTGGCTGCCGGGTCTGGGTCGGCTGCCGGTCCCGGGGCGGTCGACGGGTCTGGGGCGGTTGACGGGTCTGGGCGGGGTGCGGGGCCTAGGTCGGCCGCCGTGTCCGGGCGCGCCGCGTCTGGGCAGGCCGCCACTTCTGGATGGGTCGGAGGGTCTGGTCCGGCCGCCGGGTCTCAGTCGGGCGGGACCGGCCTTGGGGCGGCCGCAGGGTCGGGCGCGCCTGGGGTCCCCGCGCCGTTGTCGGTGCCAACGGATCCGGCTCTGCCGCTCCGGGCGGCCCGAGTGGCCGCGCAGACGGGCTTCGCCTTCGAGCCGCTGACGCTGCTGTCTTTGCGCGACTGCCCGGCCTTGCTGGAGCCGTGGCCAGCGGAGGCGCGGTCCGAACTGGCGGCCTATCTGGCGTGCGGGGAAGCGATAGTGCGGGTCTGGGAGGACCTCGACCAGGCGGGCGTGATAGTTCGCCTTTGGCCCGAATGGATCGGCGTGCGAAACCTGGTGCAGCGCAACGCGCTGCACCGGCACACCGTTGACCGTCATCAGGTCGAGGCCGTCGCCCGGCTCGCCTCCTTGAACCTCGGGTCCGCCCCGGCTGATCTGGTCGCCGTGGCGGCGCTGTTCCACGACCTGGGCAAACGCCCCGGCGAACGCGACCACCCGGCGCTGGGCGCGCTGCTGGCCCGGCCGCTGTTCGCCCGCATGGGCTATGAGCCGGAGCAGGTCGAGTTCATGGTCGCCCTGATCCGCCACCACCTAACGCTGCCGGTTCTGGCGACCTCACGGGATCCCAACGACCCGGAGACCGTTGCGGCGCTTCTAGACGCGGTGGACCACCGGCTCGACTTGCTGGACGGCGTGGCGGCCCTCACCGAGGCGGACGCCCAAGCCGCCGGCCCCAAGGCCTGGACCAAACTGCGAGCCTCCCTGATCCGGGGCCTGGCGGACCGCGCCCGCGCCGCCTTGGCGAACAGTTGA
- a CDS encoding P-II family nitrogen regulator, which produces MKLVTGIIQPHRLDAVKTALEAAGARGMTVSEVSGYGRQKGHTEVYRGAEYTVDLLPKIKIEAVVDDAVAAPAVEAIVSSARTERIGDGKVWVVDVEELVRVRTGDKGADAL; this is translated from the coding sequence ATGAAACTGGTTACGGGAATCATCCAGCCGCACCGTTTGGACGCGGTCAAGACCGCCCTCGAAGCGGCCGGAGCACGCGGCATGACGGTCTCAGAGGTGTCCGGCTACGGCCGCCAGAAGGGCCACACCGAGGTCTACCGTGGCGCCGAATACACGGTCGACCTGCTGCCCAAGATCAAGATTGAGGCGGTGGTGGATGACGCGGTCGCGGCGCCCGCCGTCGAAGCAATCGTCTCCTCCGCCCGCACAGAGCGGATTGGCGACGGCAAGGTCTGGGTCGTGGACGTCGAAGAATTGGTCCGCGTGCGGACCGGCGACAAGGGCGCGGACGCGCTGTGA